The Nicotiana tomentosiformis chromosome 9, ASM39032v3, whole genome shotgun sequence genome contains the following window.
tttgagtgatttggagcttttaggtcggagtaaaagcccaaggtatTAAGtcaggatcgtgttcgggggtcgaggaccaagtgtGGACGTCAAAATGCAAGAAAAATCTGTACTCTGAGAAATTCCCACTGCCGCGGTGCGTGGGGAGCCGCGCTTGTGCATTTCTCTGCTGCCTGTCAGaactagctctctggatttccccactaatgccccgcatggagCGTCGCCCTATGCGGCGCGCCTATGCAAATTTTACACAGTTATTTTCCTATTTCtcctaggagaaggtgatttcgtctgggcccgaccctacttggtataaatacatgaaaaacgtTATTTCCTAGAATTTTCAAAGACTTTGGACCTAAGGAAgagttggaggagcaaaagcacaaggatttgaTCATTCCTTcgtcactcaagacccgagtttggatcgaatttatgttttcctgtcttttaattatatttgtgatgaattgctcatatctatggagtagttctctttagagtttgatggatttggtgtattgatatttgtttgtggattatagctctagttttatgtattgaagcgtttttggatgatttagttattgcatctatattcacttgttcatatagtcgagagaggcataacttgtgatatctttgcattatattgttggttgagtttattaattcttctgagtaatcgaaagaggctagttgaattattgattaaacctagttaggagaaaaATTGAAAgagattttcctaaagaccaatccactacgcattcttgcatatcttcacgtgcttaaaattggttcatcttgtgaggttaagacttaatcgagagaggagtttttattGAACATTTgaattaataattgagtgaattcgagagacttacttaaacattagaagtgaattgtctagagttagatcccaaaaaaTTATCTTTCACCTATCCTGTCAACCCCTAGTTTCTCACATTGAtaacttctttacttgttccttGTTTTGATAGTCATTAGttaatagctttagattcttagttaacttTAGTTAGACATCttttaaatctcaattgttgattcttcTAGATAGCAATGAAGCTAAAAACTATGAAAATACTATTTAAtcccaatccctgtggatacgatattatactatactatctttgactagtgagcataatttaagtgtgtgtttcgagctcgtcagcAAGTGGAGGTTTCAAACAGAGAAATCAAGAGTGTTTTTGACCAAAACTATAAATGCTACTCGGAATAATTGGGTGAGAAAattggatgatgcattatgggcctaCCGCACTGCATTCAAAACTCTGATTGTTATGTCACCGTACAAATTGGTGTCTCaaaaggcatgtcacttaccgGTAGAGTTAGAGCATAGAGCTGTCTGGGTGTTAAGGCACTTAAATCTTGACTTGGAGGCCGCTAGAACGAGTAGAGTCACAGAGCTTTATGAACTTGGTAAGTTCTGTTACCATGCTTTTGAGAGTACAAGGCTATATAAGGAAAGAATGAAGATGATGCATgaaaaaatattcttgagcgaaattttaaacctggagatgtggtattgctatacaactcaagattgaagttgtttccgggcaagttgaagtcaagaTGGTCAAAACTATACCATGTGGTAGAGATGCATCCCACCGGAGTCGTAGAAATTGTATCAGAAGATGGCTCTCTcaagtttagagtcaatgggcaaaggttgaaacacTACTTTGGCATAGATGAGGAAAATGTTGTATCGGTGATTCATTTGTAGGAGCCTCAAATGTAGAGTGAACCTTAAGTTTGATTGCATGCGTCAtgccgcaacgttaaatcaggcgcttcgtgggaggcaacccattgtaaTGTTATATTCGTCATGTCGTGACGTTAGCTAAGGTgttcgttgggaggcaacccaattcgtagtttattgtagcttaactagaattttctttttatttttaggaaCTAACATGTTTTTAGTTAAGTCTTGGTGTGTGAACAGGTAATGGAGCACGCTAGGAGGTTATAGTGCTTGGAGTCGTTCACAAAACGGAATAAAAAAATCACATTAGTACGCTCTAGACCGCGTTGCCTACCTCGTGTCGCACAACAACAGACCTCGCTTCGCCCAGTTCCAAGCGCGCTAGGCCGTGTTATTTCTCTTCCGTCGCTAAGTTCCCTCCTCGATGCAGAGCTCGCGTCACCTGGGCTGTAGCAAGATCTACCTCGCGACGCCAGGTAAGCTCAATcttttttttaacttttcttttcttcttactTCTTTCTACAAAAATACCACACACATACACACCTTAATTAAAACACCCTACTGCCTAAGACCTCTCACAAAACACCCTCCCCCTCATACACAAACTCCATTGAAGCCATTCATTCATCCATTCATTCACTCACTAGGAACATCAATTGAAGAGCAATCCCCCCACCTAGGAAACTAAGGTACGCCTCCCAAGAAGGACAATGGTAAACGCAAGGGCAAAGCCATTGCTCCCACCAAAGCCAAGGATTCCTCCGCACCTCCACCAAAAAAGGAAATGAGGGGAGGCCACTTCAAGTCAGATTGAGGGGTTGTAAGCGGTTGCAGCTATAGCGGCCTCACGCCCACAGCCTACGATACAACGagaatttggacttaagagtatACCCCTAGCTACCAAGGACTGGTACAAGCTTTGTCGGCCGAGACATATACACTCTGAGTCGGTTGTTCATTAGTGCCGTCTAAAATCTAAGTATCCATCAATTTGAAAAGGTATTCATGATCTTGGATTGAGTTATGTGTTTGTAAACATGGGGGATATCAATGTAAACCTAGTCCGTGAGTTTTACACCGGTTATGATCCGAATGATCCTGAGAAGCTAGTGCCTATTCGGGGGAGGTTGATTGATTTTTTGCATCAGCTATATGCAATTACTTGGGAGCTCCAGATGTTCCCCATGAGCCCCTGGATAACTTCATTGCCCGTCCAACATATCCGGCATTAGCTGCTTGGGTTTGTGACAAGAAGACCCAACGTCATAGAAAATTTCCAAAGAGAAAAATGAAGTAGAAAGGTCAGGTGTGGTTGAAATTGATCAACACGCGGCTACTACCATGCAACCATGAGACTCTGATTAGCCGTGAAAGGGTTTGCCTGTTGTACTTCCTAATGATTGGCCAGAAAGTGAATGTGGGCCAGTTGATACGCTACCAGATGGCACAGGTGACAACAAGCAAGAGAATTGATAGATTGTCCTTCGGTAACATGTTGACTCAGTATCTGAGAAAAGAAGATATGGAGGAGGAGCGAGCTTTTGATGTAGTCATTCCACCACCCCTTCGATTGACGGACATCACCAGCATCCGGGCAAATGAGGAGAGTGCTATGTCCTCACTGATAGGTGCCGAGCGTAATGCTCGAGATGATAGCATTATGGCCCATTTATATGGGATGATGGACTTGCACTTAGGATTGGAGGAAGGCCAGCCACTACGGAGGAGAGGGCCATCTTGGAGGAGTGTTTTCAGCTAAATGCCCATGCCCAACATCTGGTTGGGCTTGGCGATGGCCAACGACTCCCAGAGGATGAGGATGTTAACACACCGGAGTATTTCGAGGCCAAGCTAGAGCAGtcagaggaggaggaggaggatgatGCTGAGGAGGGAGCAGAGGATGAAGAGTGGACAGCTACATATGGGGCCTTCGACGACGAGGGCAATGAGGATGATTTCAGGGAGTTTTCCTACCTCCttacttatttttatttcttGATACATGCACTGAGGGCATTGCATGAATTAAGTGTAGGTGGGAGATTCTACATTCAGTGTGACTTGTAAATATtagataaaataattatttatttgttttttttaattctttttttttctattttagcatagcatataaaataaaaaaattagtaTAGTAGTCTAGCTTTAGTCTTTAGTTTTTAGGATTGCTTTAGTAATTAATTGCTTAAAAGAAtatgcaaaaaaaataaaaaagaaaatattgaacttttcccgacgatggatctcctaggcagttttcttgagggactgAAGTCtaaccaaaaacaaaaaaaaaattaaaaaataaaaaaatccaaaaatatgtctttttattattttaggtagtaataatccctcatgatttttctttgtgcctcgattCTTTTTCACGGGATGTAGTTaaaccgggtagtagttttttttatctttagagtagagtaggattTATGGAATAAAAGGATGGGGAAAATGAGAGTTGCTATGCACCTTTGActagtttgatagtagcatatttaggatCTAGCATGTGTAGTACCTTCCCTATGGTTTGAAAATACTTTTGATGCCTTGTTGAGTAGATAACATATTTTTTTATGCCTAGATCTCGTGTTCTTGGCTTGTGTCACTTTGTGCGtgatgcttaatattttgtggctcTGTGAATACTTGCAATTGTTTGAGAATTGGAATGGAaccatccttagtgagtcatgtgccatgtgtggtgagaaattgtatagtcagtgtcattgcattagagtctagaacttgcctggcATGTGGGTTGAAGCGTAATTTTAGattttgctcggtttgaaaaataattttaggctttctttgatcttttagAACTTAATGCCTActacaaataaaatttatccctagtcaaccattttgagcctatagacttttatttggcaaccacattataagCCTATACCCCTTTTTtcttaattatcattgttttgatccttttacctcttaaagtactTTAATTGTAAAATAAGCGCTAAAAAAAGTAAGGAGGGAACTTCGGTGGATTTtaagtggaaccaatgaaagaaaaaaaggtgcacttgttttgtaaggATTACACCATTAGCAGGAATGATAGAAAAAAAAGGGTTATGGTCgggaaaaaaaaaaatatagcaaAGAAAAACAAGCATATCTTGTCCTTAcaagtgggtatgaattaaaatAGTGCTTAATGAAAGAGAAAATactttgggggtgatattgtttgtgaaattgcagTTGGGTTAAAGAAAAATGCGCTTAAAGCTAATTTTGTGATATGTTAAAGTGCTTATGAGGGTTAGTCATTATTCCTAAATTTATCCTACCCGTCCTTTatcccacattacaaccataaaaagtcctaattgattttagatcgagcaagACTAtattagtagaggtttacataatgggcaagcttatggtactttgtgcatacaagtgacttctttgtgagagtgaggaaTTTCGTTGATTTatctgagtccttaaaatatatttgaatatttgATTCGAGTGTGTGGATTCGACTTGCTCTTTTGtacttgttgtgagggcacatgatttagCAAGGGATATGTGACgttattagatttctctatgatgttaagtgttcaagccatgaatgcATTGTGATACTGAGTCGGTTTGTGAGGCCAAGATTATTATAAATATGTTGCCTTGTGTTGAATAAatttttgaagtatggcataaagtAAAGGGAAATATGTGTTGAaggcatatgctaaagtttaattgttgctatcaaccatagtcatatGTATGGTGTGCTTCGGATatactaaaagaaaataaagtgctCAAGGTTAATATGAATTGGCGGTTGACTCGAgaacgagcaacgtttaagtgtggggtggtgatattcggccaaaatgctatacttaTAGTATATTACgcgccctatattttgttggtttagtgatTAATTGTGCGATATTTAAGCtaaattatgttattttatgtgtaggagtatCGGAAGAAAGAGTCGAATAaaagttgcacaaaaagaggtcaaaaatacaagaaaagagcacaaaagcaTCAAATACCCAAACCGTACTACATAAAAAGTAAAGCCAGCTCTATAGCCTGCCTTACCGTGCTACGAGCCAAGTAAAGCCAGCTTGACCGCGCTACAGGCCAAGCGGAGCCAGCTCTGTAGCCAGGCTGACCACGCTATACGCCTgtcttcgcgaggtctatagcccaGTAATTAGATGTTATAGGTTAAAAGACTCCAACCCAGATTTAGACTGAGGGATTTCAGCCCTAACATATAAATACTCCCCAAACGACTTGAGGGAGGGCTGGACACTATTTTGGAGAAGAAAACAGCTACAGAGCACTGTGGAGAAAGAATCAAACGAGTTTTCCCTCTGTTTATCTTCGTACTTTGTAGTTTAATGTCTTTGAACATCATGATGATTATTGATacatttatgagtagctaaactttctAATCTACGGTTTGATGGAACcgattggaggatgattttctactacatttaatatagatttgcctttaatttttctctacttgttcaattaCGTTTACATTGTGGTTGACTGAAGAGCTCttaatcgactgtgcctatttagtatgtattacttggtaaagggtacatatttaggtagttgttgaacaacatcactcctaacgtatatgaggaatcaatacggagggtttaaaggtgggattaagaataacgaaaccttggtgcgatcctagtgagcggtgaattagagccagctagcgtagttcggaagaatacgtctagtaaattatggtagttactcgtaagagaattacgacacccaaagtactcacgatcggtagagaatatttAGGCGAATTAATAGGGTAGCGAggaggattccgacaataggggaaatcataacccTAGACTTTTTCAAATCTTGTCCACAACATTTTTCCTAttagttataaattactgcattttaattactttgctcttagttagtaaacattcaaatcgttatttaatatttctgaaggttgattaTTTGAATTCGTATGAATCTAGTGGTTGtaattagtaggttaattccctgtgggattcgactccggacttgtaaaccggattatatttgcaacgactgctagacctcttaggaggcatagttgggaGTGATCACCTAACTATGCCTTACCAAAAGCAAATATAATCTGATTTTAGAGTTCGAAATCGAATGCCAAAGAGAAGAACTAAATTTGTTCAATATCACTAAGAAGATAAGCTCGAACTATTTTTAAGTTGTAAAGATTGAGAGTCTTGTTTTAAACTAATTAACTACAACTATCAAAAAATAGTAGAAATTTATCAACTAAAGAGACTAAGGATTGGAGACAAGAATTAAGGAGGCCTAAAGTCATATATGATTttttccaattgtcggaatccttctcgTAACGTTATCTATAATCTTGCCGATTTTATTCTCTATTGATCGTAAGCACTTCATTATCGTGATTTTCTCTCTAGtaactacaataatttactatacatattctctcgaattatGCTAGTTAGCAATTTCTCACAGCTTACTATGACCACGCCAAAGCTTTATTATCTCTAATCCCACTTTTAAACTCTTCGTATTGATTTCTCATATACCTTGGGAGTGACATTATTCAACAACAACCTAAATATGCATCATTTatcaagaaaaatataataaataggcATAGTCAATtagagctcttcaattaacaaAGATAATCACATAGTTGAACAAGTCGAAAAAATCCAAcggtaaaattatattaaaatgtaTCAAGAATTCATCCTAGAAAAGATTCCATCAAAATACTATATAATGAAATTTGCTACTCATAAAAGTATGTGAAAACACAATCCTAAAATTCATAACTAACAACAAAAAAtaggaagaaaaaggaaaaaaactcaTGGTTGAATCTTTCTCTTTGCTCCTAGTGTGTTTTAACTTCCAAGGGTCTTGTTTCCCTCCAAAAGGTGGCTACAAATGATATTATTGAAGGTAGTATTGTATTGGGGCAAACTTGGCATCTCCTATTTCGGATAGTAGAAGCTGGAGTCGCGTCCGTCGTTCTTGCGTGAGACCCAGACTACTCCCAACTCTCTGTTGTTCTTGCTCCAGACCGAGACTGGCAAAGCTAATCATGCTTCGCTATCCGGGATTTTTACTCTTCAGCTCTTTTTTTGCTAATTTTTCTCCTTTTTGATACTTTCCTACACAATATCGTTCATACACATAAAAAAAATACGTAATAAGCATATTTTATGTTAGAAACGATGTGAACTTCCGCAACTAACAAAAAAATAATACGCAAACTACTCAAAAACATACACTTTTCGACGTTTATCAATGTACAAATTATTTACTATTGTTGAAAATTATTAAAACTAATTAGACCTGATTGAAACTTGGGACGACATAAATCAAAGGCTCGATTATTAGTCCTACTAGTCAAACAAAGGAAAAGGAGTGTGAATTTCAATCTTGCTTTTTTAGATATCAAGCTCAATTTGAGCTTATAAAATAAATTACAACACATAACCCCACACGAATACAATTAATTAAGAGTGTTCAGATTTTTTGAAATCTCTTCTTATTTAAAATTAGGCTTCATTAGTAGAATATATTAAGTATTATTCTAAATAAAAGTTTGCACTAGCTTTGGTAGCCCTATTGAAGCATATCTCTTGTCAAAAAGTAGACTTTCAAAGTGCTGCCTTTCAAAGAATTCTGCCCGCCTCAGCTTAACTATATGATTCTGAGCTCATTTCTTGAAATACACAATAACAAGCCAGTAATTAAAGTAGACAACCGAAATTCTCTTTTTTCTCTTCTTAGGCATTCAGTATTTGAAACTCAATATCTGAATACAGGGTAAAATGTTTTATTCAGATATTCTTCATTTTCAAGGCTTGAACCTGAGTCTAGCTAGAAGCAGATAACCAAATTTATGAAAAAAGAGATGCTATATTTTTCGAGGTCATATGCCTTGTATCTTTTGCAGAGAAAATAGCTGAAAAAGGCCCTGGGAATTTAATACTACTACAAGGCCTGATCTGGCACTTACTAGATCACATACAGCATCATCATATTATATTAGAGACGGATCTATGTTTTAAGTTATATGAATTCAACCTTTAAAATTTCTAGCATTAAATTTATATGCTGTGTCAAAATCATTGGGTTTGAGGAGAAATATAGGCTTTGATCAAACATCAAAACAGTTGATATAACGTTTAACTTGTCAACTATATATCTGAAGATAATTCATAAACTTAATTTGAGTATAATCTTAACCTAGAATTTGCCTTACGCAAAGCCTGACTGCATGTCCAAGTCTAACTTATAAAAACCAAATGGAGAATATAAATTTGAACAGACCGATTCTTGAACATTATGCTCTACTTTAACAAACTTCTGTACGTACAATTAAAGCTAATCCATGGATAGTACTATCTAAGtaaaaagaagaaattaagagAAAGAAATACATATAATCATTGATACTTAATTAGTACAAACCAAGCCAAGTGTTCATTGTCATAAAACTTCACTTTACACACAAATTAAAATCAAAACAACAAATTAAGAACCCCACTTAACAAATTAGCTTCCTCGCCCTAAAGATTCTTTAGTAAAGAAATGAAAACACTCCACTGACCTAAACCTAAGAACCCAAGACACGTGAACATTAATACACAAAGCAAATCAAACTTAAGTTAAAACAAGAAACAACCTAATCAAACAAcatttgagaaagtcaaattCATTATTACATGTCCCTAACTTCAAACTCATTGCGATTCTTGACAACAATATCGTACATGTGCATGGACTTAAACCTGTTGAAATCCTTTGGTAGAGAAATAAGATGTACTGTTGATCTTTTGTGGTACTGAAGAAGGTCTGGATCATCATAGTACCTCTCCCATCCAAGAGAGTACAACTTCCTTTCGAGGGCAGAATAAGATGCAATTACTTCATTACTAGAAAGGTGTACGAGCACTTTCCGGCGACCGGTTGCGCCGTGGAAGTCGCCGGGGTTCTCTACTAGCCGGACAACTCCATTCTTGAATACCCAAACACCAGACATGTTTGAAAAGGAAAAAGGATAAAAATGAAAATAGTACTAAATAGCTTGAAGATGGACTTCCGAAGAAGGGTGAGTCGGTTTTTATAGGGGGTTCTGTGTAATAAAAAAATACATAAGGTGGCGCAAAGTAATTTTTTATGAATAGGAATGTGACTGCTGAAGCTTGTACTAAATAGGTTTCCCATTAGCGTATTTGATAATTTTTTAACAATACAACAGCTTAATATCCACGAGCTTGTAAGTAAATAATATTAATACTTCCTCCGTTCTAATTGGTTTTGAATTTAGAGAGTCAAACAAGTTTTTCTTGACCATAATTTTTTCATATTGGCTTTTAAATAAtttgaattattaattattgtgactAATAGTACTTTTTATATAGTTTTcgaatatataaattttattttaaaaaatttaaaatttttatgttcGGGGTAAGAATTTTTGACTCTCAAAATTCGAATTGTGTCACGTAGACAAAGGGAGTATTAACTTATCAtattaacattaaagaaaaataaattaaaggaGAATATTTACATGGCCCCAGATGGAAGGGGATACCCTAATTTGCCATACTGATAAGAATCTTCTCCTAAACAATCACTAATTTACGATCTTATGCTGCTTAAATGAACTTTCTTTTGGTTAATGGGTTCCAAGAataattctttaatttttttagtGCAAAGAACAATCCTCTACTCCATTCCTATT
Protein-coding sequences here:
- the LOC104089336 gene encoding flowering-promoting factor 1-like protein 3 — protein: MSGVWVFKNGVVRLVENPGDFHGATGRRKVLVHLSSNEVIASYSALERKLYSLGWERYYDDPDLLQYHKRSTVHLISLPKDFNRFKSMHMYDIVVKNRNEFEVRDM